A window from Megalobrama amblycephala isolate DHTTF-2021 linkage group LG9, ASM1881202v1, whole genome shotgun sequence encodes these proteins:
- the LOC125275832 gene encoding NACHT, LRR and PYD domains-containing protein 1 homolog — protein MDQDSECAQFVDAHWGKLVQRVKMVMPIVDELRSGGMLEWEPYCKIRAAYTHQDKMRELYEVLHSGGNKVKSAFFLQLLKLEPFLLEDLGVTENHTHFEKTQTPEISPVILKYKKKICREYQYVKEYNFAPGQNVLLSERYTQPLILQRYRGRQERQQELCSSGESFQQVLNSSNSHESSYLNSLFDPDDHRISPGAVILQGNSGNGKTLTVQKIMLDWASGDLYKERFDIVFHLKCKEINCIIGEKSLVEILSNSCSLTSDQISQILQHSPEKVLFIIDGFDELRLTEDIDHMSLNTDPVQRAPPQVTLCDLLKGRILPESFLLVTTRSTATDTLSNLLKAPQRFTEIMGFSEMGVEEYFQKFFQNEELFRKAYEYVKANETLITACSIPLICWIICTTIKERFEGGANVTSGLETTTSIYIDFVSTLLEHHCQGLSQSVPSLLRSLGQLAQRGMLEKQVMFDEETVNEMVSDPAGNPFLCKFLFKRRIHQETMFSFMHLSFQEFFTALYYVLLEDEESLRKVRELLFMDSCEHCPNEHPPRFAAVVQFAFGLLNKDVRHILRKRHGLVVHPNAQNHLKNWILEELRTDYPFEGRTLFWLNCLYELHEAEFVKEAMEAWNNIKTRDAVLGRTDCWALLYCCQCIHT, from the exons ATGGACCAAGACTCAGAGT GTGCTCAGTTTGTGGATGCCCACTGGGGGAAACTTGTCCAGAGAGTAAAAATGGTGATGCCGATTGTGGATGAGCTGCGGTCAGGTGGCATGCTGGAGTGGGAGCCGTACTGTAAGATCAGAGCAGCATATACTCACCAGGACAAAATGAGAGAGCTTTATGAAGTGCTGCACTCTGGAGGAAACAAGGTTAAATCTGCCTTTTTTTTGCAACTGTTAAAGCTGGAGCCATTTCTGTTAGAAGACTTGG GTGTCACTGAGAATCACACACACTTTGAAAAAACGCAAACCCCAG AAATCAGCCCAGTGATTCTCAAATACAAGAAGAAGATCTGCAGAGAATACCAGTATGTGAAAGAGTATAACTTTGCGCCTGGTCAAAATGTGCTGCTGTCTGAGCGCTACACACAACCTCTGATCCTTCAGAGATACAGAGGTCGTCAAGAGAGACAACAAGAGCTTTGCTCTAGTGGAGAGAGCTTCCAGCAGGTCCTCAACTCCAGCAACAGTCATGAATCTTCCTATTTGAACTCTCTGTTCGACCCAGATGATCACAGAATCAGTCCCGGTGCTGTTATACTGCAAGGAAATTCAGGGAATGGGAAAACTTTAACTGTGCAGAAGATCATGCTGGACTGGGCATCTGGTGACCTCTACAAAGAACGGTTTGATATTGTGTTCCATTTAAAGTGTAAAGAAATAAACTGCATTATTGGCGAAAAGAGTTTGGTCGAGATCTTAAGCAACAGCTGCAGTTTAACATCAGATCAGATCTCACAGATACTACAGCATTCACCAGAGAAGGTGCTGTTCATCATCGATGGATTTGATGAGCTGAGACTCACAGAGGACATTGATCACATGTCACTAAACACTGATCCGGTTCAAAGAGCTCCACCTCAAGTGACTCTTTGTGACCTGCTGAAGGGTCGAATCCTGCCAGAGTCCTTCCTGCTGGTCACCACCAGATCTACAGCTACAGACACACTGAGTAATCTGCTCAAAGCACCTCAGCGTTTCACTGAGATTATGGGATTCTCTGAGATGGGGGTGGAGGAGTACTTCCAGAAGTTCTTCCAGAATGAGGAGCTCTTCAGGAAAGCCTATGAATATGTGAAAGCAAATGAAACACTCATCACTGCCTGCTCCATCCCTCTTATCTGCTGGATCATCTGCACAACTATCAAGGAACGATTTGAAGGTGGTGCGAATGTAACAAGTGGACTGGAAACCACCACCTCCATCTACATTGACTTTGTGTCCACTCTATTGGAGCATCACTGTCAGGGTTTGAGTCAGTCTGTCCCGAGCCTGCTGAGGAGTCTGGGTCAGCTGGCACAGAGAGGGATGCTGGAAAAACAAGTCATGTTTGATGAGGAAACTGTAAATGAAATGGTTTCAGACCCTGCTGGCAATCCATTCCTGTGCAAGTTCCTGTTTAAGAGAAGAATCCACCAGGAGACGATGTTCAGTTTCATGCATCTCAGCTTTCAGGAGTTCTTCACTGCTCTGTACTATGTCCTTCTGGAAGATGAAGAGTCCCTGAGAAAAGTGAGAGAGCTATTATTTATGGATTCATGTGAACATTGCCCTAATGAACATCCTCCACGGTTTGCAGCTGTGGTGCAGTTTGCTTTTGGTCTGTTAAATAAGGATGTGAGACACATACTAAGGAAAAGACATGGTCTGGTTGTTCATCCAAATGCACAGAATCATCTGAAGAATTGGATTTTAGAAGAACTTCGAACTGATTATCCATTTGAGGGTAGAACACTGTTTTGGCTTAACTGTCTCTATGAACTCCATGAAGCAGAATTTGTGAAAGAAGCAATGGAAGCCTGGAATAATATCAAAACAAGAGATGCTGTACTGGGAAGAACAGACTGCTGGGCCCTGCTGTACTGCTGTCAGTGCATTCACACATGA